In a single window of the Streptomyces sp. 846.5 genome:
- a CDS encoding CatB-related O-acetyltransferase, with translation MNRSPMPRTVNAWPRKHSLENLRAVLGARYRGATVALHDVELKDAVVETNALVMEYALVWQSRIGRYSIVGRYASIFNTDVGDYCGIAEKVTIGASPHWPELPTSHVFPFNAEFGFYEGPWPQVPRTVVGADAWIGAGATVRAGVVIGCGAVVGAGAVVTRDVADYEIVGGIPARRIRMRFPEPVVQKLLELRWWEWPPTLIKENLELFRQPLGADSLRRLHALAVRPGERPDGPSAAAGGEPAGDPEQRAGAVT, from the coding sequence ATGAACCGCAGCCCGATGCCGAGGACGGTCAATGCCTGGCCTCGCAAACACTCCCTGGAGAACCTCCGCGCCGTTCTCGGCGCCCGGTACCGCGGTGCCACGGTGGCCCTGCACGACGTGGAGCTCAAGGACGCCGTCGTCGAGACCAACGCCCTGGTCATGGAGTACGCCCTGGTCTGGCAGAGCAGGATCGGCCGCTACTCGATCGTCGGCCGCTACGCCTCGATCTTCAACACCGACGTCGGCGACTACTGCGGGATAGCCGAGAAGGTCACCATCGGCGCCAGCCCGCACTGGCCGGAACTGCCGACCAGTCATGTCTTCCCGTTCAACGCCGAGTTCGGTTTCTACGAGGGTCCGTGGCCGCAGGTGCCGCGCACGGTCGTGGGCGCGGACGCGTGGATCGGGGCGGGAGCGACCGTGCGGGCGGGAGTCGTCATCGGCTGCGGCGCGGTGGTGGGCGCCGGCGCCGTGGTCACGCGCGATGTCGCCGACTACGAGATCGTGGGCGGCATCCCGGCCCGGCGGATCCGGATGCGGTTCCCCGAGCCGGTCGTCCAGAAGCTGCTGGAACTGCGCTGGTGGGAGTGGCCGCCGACATTGATCAAGGAGAACCTGGAGCTCTTCCGCCAGCCGCTCGGCGCGGACAGCCTCCGCAGGCTGCACGCCCTGGCGGTACGGCCCGGGGAACGGCCTGACGGACCGTCGGCAGCGGCCGGCGGGGAGCCGGCCGGCGATCCCGAGCAGCGTGCCGGGGCCGTGACATGA
- a CDS encoding extracellular solute-binding protein, with the protein MIRIGWKPTAVVLGSALLVTACSSSAPKTAPVPTASGGLVAAAQAAASTAAGGKRPGGTLDLMGELTGAQLTAYLATLKPFEDATGITVKYETTADLFAVLQTRISGGKPPDVVSDPSAGQLQTLAQQGKLTPIDSWLNMGQVRSQFPAGLLNLGTSGSHLYGLFYNTSVQNLVWYDPKTYTGPNPPTSWAQLQTWATQQAAAGHTPWCVGLESGSASGWPGAAWIEQFMLRQAGTAAYDSWWQGKLAWSSPQVKAAFQAFGQVATNPRMVVGAPTSVLTTSFSTSPNGLYSKPAKCSLTVQADWLGNTLAQTVPGVTPVNDIDFFAFPAVSSTGDGGVIETSGEMLATFRDTPQTEAFMRYLATPQFAAMVASSGQWLAANKTVPATSYSTVLEQQAARTYDSAPDVRYTAQGSMPLAMETAFFSAVLDYVKTPAHLDAILAGLDRTAATAYTK; encoded by the coding sequence ATGATCAGGATCGGATGGAAACCCACCGCCGTCGTACTGGGATCAGCCCTGCTGGTCACGGCGTGCAGCAGCAGTGCACCGAAGACCGCACCGGTGCCCACCGCCTCGGGCGGGCTGGTCGCCGCAGCGCAGGCCGCGGCCAGTACCGCCGCCGGCGGCAAGCGGCCCGGCGGCACCCTGGACCTCATGGGCGAGCTGACCGGAGCCCAGCTCACCGCCTATCTGGCCACCCTGAAGCCGTTCGAGGACGCCACCGGGATCACTGTCAAGTACGAGACCACGGCCGACCTGTTCGCGGTGCTGCAGACCAGGATCAGCGGCGGCAAGCCGCCCGACGTCGTCTCCGACCCCAGCGCCGGCCAGCTGCAGACCCTCGCCCAGCAGGGCAAGCTGACACCCATCGACTCCTGGCTGAACATGGGCCAGGTCAGATCCCAGTTCCCGGCCGGGCTGCTGAACCTGGGCACCTCCGGCAGCCACCTCTACGGGCTGTTCTACAACACCTCGGTGCAGAACCTGGTCTGGTACGACCCCAAGACCTACACCGGGCCCAACCCGCCCACCAGTTGGGCCCAGCTGCAGACCTGGGCGACCCAGCAGGCCGCGGCCGGGCACACCCCCTGGTGCGTCGGCCTGGAGTCGGGCTCGGCCAGCGGCTGGCCGGGCGCCGCCTGGATCGAGCAGTTCATGCTGCGGCAGGCCGGGACCGCCGCCTACGACTCCTGGTGGCAGGGCAAGCTCGCCTGGTCCTCGCCGCAGGTCAAGGCCGCCTTCCAGGCCTTCGGACAGGTCGCGACCAACCCGAGGATGGTGGTCGGCGCGCCCACCTCGGTGCTCACCACCAGCTTCAGCACCAGCCCCAACGGCCTCTACTCCAAGCCGGCCAAGTGCTCGCTGACCGTCCAGGCGGACTGGTTGGGCAACACCCTGGCGCAGACCGTGCCCGGGGTGACCCCGGTCAACGACATCGACTTCTTCGCCTTCCCGGCCGTCAGTAGTACTGGAGACGGCGGCGTGATCGAGACCTCCGGGGAGATGCTGGCCACCTTCCGGGACACCCCGCAGACCGAGGCCTTCATGCGCTACCTGGCCACTCCGCAGTTCGCCGCCATGGTCGCCTCCAGCGGGCAGTGGCTGGCCGCCAACAAGACCGTCCCGGCGACGAGTTACTCCACCGTGCTGGAACAGCAGGCGGCCCGGACCTACGACAGCGCTCCCGACGTCCGCTACACCGCCCAGGGCTCCATGCCGCTGGCCATGGAGACGGCGTTCTTCAGCGCGGTCCTCGACTATGTGAAGACCCCGGCCCATCTGGACGCGATCCTGGCGGGCCTGGACCGCACCGCAGCCACCGCCTACACCAAGTAG
- a CDS encoding ATP-binding cassette domain-containing protein → MTPAPRPAIRATALSKSYGPTRALDSVDLEVPAGTVLALLGPNGAGKSTTVRILTTLTSPDSGHAEVAGYDVVRQARMVRASIGLAGQHAAVDGRLTGRENLIMVGRLHRLPHREARRRAAELLDRFDLVAVADRPAHTYSGGVRRRIDLAASLVSRAPVLFLDEPTTGLDPRSRSDLWDLVDELVGNGTAVLLTTQYLDEADRLADHITVVDHGRVVAEGSPEQLKRSIGSERLSVRVHKAEQLLPVSEAMRRIGGHTAVADPVAREVTTCTADGARLLTEVIHGLDGTGIVLDGAELLRPSLDDVFLALTLRGGPE, encoded by the coding sequence ATGACGCCCGCGCCCAGGCCCGCGATCCGGGCCACCGCCCTGAGCAAGAGCTATGGTCCCACCCGGGCCCTGGACTCGGTGGACCTGGAGGTCCCGGCGGGGACGGTGCTGGCGCTGCTGGGGCCCAACGGCGCCGGCAAGTCCACCACCGTACGCATCCTGACCACCCTCACCTCGCCGGACTCCGGTCACGCCGAGGTGGCCGGCTACGACGTGGTCCGCCAGGCCCGCATGGTCCGCGCCTCGATCGGGCTGGCCGGGCAGCATGCCGCCGTGGACGGTCGGCTCACCGGGCGCGAGAACCTGATCATGGTGGGCCGGCTGCACCGGCTGCCGCATCGCGAGGCCAGGCGGCGCGCCGCCGAACTCCTGGACCGCTTCGACCTGGTGGCGGTCGCCGACCGTCCCGCGCACACCTACTCCGGTGGCGTCCGCCGCCGGATCGACCTGGCCGCCAGCCTGGTCAGCCGCGCCCCGGTGCTGTTCCTGGACGAGCCGACCACCGGCCTCGACCCGCGCAGCCGCTCCGATCTGTGGGACCTGGTGGACGAGCTGGTCGGCAACGGCACCGCGGTACTGCTGACCACGCAGTACCTGGACGAGGCCGACCGGCTCGCCGACCACATCACCGTGGTCGACCACGGCCGAGTGGTCGCCGAGGGCAGTCCCGAGCAGCTGAAGCGCAGCATCGGCTCCGAGCGGTTGTCGGTCCGGGTCCACAAGGCCGAGCAGCTGCTTCCGGTCAGCGAGGCGATGCGGCGGATCGGCGGCCACACCGCCGTCGCCGACCCGGTCGCCAGGGAGGTCACCACCTGCACCGCTGACGGGGCGCGGCTGCTCACCGAGGTCATCCACGGGTTGGACGGCACCGGGATCGTCCTGGACGGCGCCGAGCTGCTCAGACCCTCCCTGGACGACGTCTTCCTGGCGCTCACCCTTCGCGGCGGCCCCGAGTGA
- a CDS encoding LacI family DNA-binding transcriptional regulator, with protein MTNRQRATIYDVAAQAGVSISTVSLAFNNPGRVRAETLHRILDVAERLGFERRAEAVSRAKRSHSRVGVLAPFTSYTSFALRLNGVLSGFARSPTDVVVYDHGSAAASDSPLLASLPLSGALDGLIIMGLPIADEVAERLARQRLNVVLVETQRRDFSSVCVDNVGGGESVARHLLARGHRRVAYLGEEQVSHLYRSPSEERFEGFTRELRRGGLAEADIVKMIVPHSVEGAMRAAREVFDLPDRPTALFAYDDALASGVLRAAAQRGLSVPGDIAVVGFDDLDLAGALGLTTVRVPFAESGSAAAELLAAQVLHPEHSARQVSLQLALVERETA; from the coding sequence TTGACGAATCGTCAGAGAGCGACTATCTACGACGTCGCGGCACAGGCGGGCGTGAGCATCTCGACGGTCTCGCTGGCCTTCAACAACCCGGGCCGGGTCAGGGCGGAGACGCTGCACCGGATCCTGGACGTGGCGGAGCGGCTCGGCTTCGAGCGCAGGGCCGAGGCGGTCAGCCGGGCCAAGCGCTCCCACAGCCGGGTCGGCGTGCTGGCCCCCTTCACCTCCTACACCTCCTTCGCGCTGCGGCTGAACGGGGTGCTCAGCGGCTTCGCCAGGAGCCCCACCGACGTGGTCGTCTACGACCACGGCTCGGCCGCCGCCAGCGACTCCCCGCTGCTGGCCAGCCTGCCGCTGAGCGGTGCGCTGGACGGCCTGATCATCATGGGCCTGCCGATCGCCGACGAGGTCGCCGAACGCCTGGCCCGGCAGCGGCTGAACGTGGTGCTGGTGGAGACCCAGCGCCGCGACTTCAGCAGCGTCTGCGTCGACAACGTCGGCGGCGGGGAGTCGGTGGCCCGGCATCTGCTGGCCAGGGGGCACCGCCGGGTGGCCTACCTGGGCGAGGAACAGGTCTCACACCTCTACCGCTCGCCCTCCGAGGAGCGCTTCGAGGGGTTCACCCGAGAGCTGCGCCGGGGCGGACTGGCCGAGGCCGACATCGTCAAGATGATCGTCCCGCACAGTGTCGAGGGCGCCATGCGGGCGGCGCGCGAGGTGTTCGACCTGCCGGACCGGCCGACCGCGCTGTTCGCCTACGACGACGCGCTGGCGAGCGGGGTGCTGCGGGCCGCGGCGCAGCGCGGGCTCTCGGTGCCGGGCGACATCGCGGTCGTGGGCTTCGACGACCTCGACCTGGCCGGAGCGCTGGGGCTGACCACGGTCAGGGTGCCGTTCGCCGAGTCGGGCAGCGCCGCGGCCGAACTGCTGGCCGCGCAGGTGCTGCACCCGGAGCACAGCGCACGGCAGGTCAGTCTGCAACTCGCCCTGGTGGAGCGGGAGACAGCCTGA
- a CDS encoding ATP-binding cassette domain-containing protein encodes MPDPLLAARGVVKRFGHVQALQGADFTAYAGEVVALIGDNGAGKSTLVNILSGVVQPDGGEISVEGRPVSFTGPMDAQRHGVETVYQDLSLAPHLDAAANLYLGREILRGGFLRPFKALDRPAMRRAAVQAFSELGVTLLDVGAPVGELSGGQRQSVAVARAVAFARKVIFMDEPTAALGVVQRGRVLDTVRRVRDRGVGVVLISHNMPEVLSVADRVEVLRLGRRVASFRAADSSIEELVGAMTGSLDEPDGGNGGNGDGGAEK; translated from the coding sequence ATGCCCGACCCCCTGCTTGCGGCACGCGGCGTGGTGAAGCGGTTCGGACATGTCCAGGCCCTGCAGGGCGCGGACTTCACCGCCTACGCGGGCGAGGTCGTCGCGCTCATCGGCGACAACGGGGCGGGGAAGTCGACACTGGTGAACATCCTCTCCGGGGTGGTCCAGCCGGACGGCGGGGAGATCAGCGTCGAGGGGCGGCCGGTGAGCTTCACCGGCCCGATGGACGCCCAGCGGCACGGCGTCGAGACCGTCTACCAGGACCTCTCGCTGGCCCCGCACCTCGACGCCGCCGCCAACCTCTACCTGGGGCGGGAGATCCTGCGCGGCGGATTCCTGCGCCCCTTCAAGGCGCTGGACCGGCCCGCGATGCGTCGCGCGGCCGTCCAGGCGTTCTCCGAACTGGGGGTGACCCTGCTGGACGTCGGCGCGCCGGTGGGCGAACTCTCGGGCGGGCAGCGGCAGTCGGTGGCCGTCGCCCGCGCGGTGGCCTTCGCCCGCAAGGTCATCTTCATGGACGAACCCACCGCCGCACTGGGCGTGGTGCAGCGCGGACGGGTCCTGGACACCGTCCGCCGGGTCCGTGACCGCGGCGTGGGCGTGGTGCTGATCAGCCACAACATGCCGGAGGTGCTGTCGGTCGCGGACCGGGTCGAGGTGCTGCGGCTGGGCCGCAGGGTGGCCTCGTTCCGGGCGGCGGACAGCTCGATCGAGGAGCTGGTCGGCGCGATGACCGGATCGCTGGACGAACCGGACGGCGGCAACGGCGGCAACGGCGATGGGGGCGCAGAGAAGTGA
- a CDS encoding LacI family DNA-binding transcriptional regulator yields the protein MTVRPTMKDVARQAGVSAMTVSRVVNGERGVMPETAARVHRAIRSLGYQRDDVARQLRRKGQLTQTVGILLDNVADPFMASLASAVEDVARRQGSVVLIGSSRDDPVREREVVSAFTSRRIDGLILIPVAGSHRFLRNAVATGTRVVCADRSASGLKTDTVVVDNRGSANQAIAHLIAHGHRRIAYLGDRLDIWTIEERYAGYLTALADAGIPADPSIVRHGLRLGPDAAAAVTGMLARPDPPTAVLASNGIVGLGVRAALPATVALVTFDDFVLAEQLDPPVTVIAQDPVAMGSTAAHLLFARIHGDSSPPRTVVLPTRLVARGSGEIAGPY from the coding sequence ATGACGGTTCGGCCCACCATGAAGGACGTCGCCCGGCAGGCCGGTGTCAGCGCCATGACGGTCTCCCGGGTGGTCAACGGGGAGCGCGGGGTGATGCCCGAGACCGCGGCCCGGGTGCACCGCGCCATCCGCTCGCTGGGCTACCAGCGCGACGACGTGGCCCGGCAGTTGCGGCGCAAGGGCCAGCTCACCCAGACCGTCGGCATCCTGCTCGACAATGTCGCCGACCCGTTCATGGCCTCGCTGGCCTCCGCGGTCGAGGACGTGGCCCGGCGGCAGGGCAGCGTGGTGCTGATCGGCTCCTCGCGGGACGACCCGGTCCGCGAGCGCGAGGTGGTCTCGGCGTTCACCTCGCGCCGGATCGACGGGCTGATCCTGATCCCGGTGGCCGGAAGCCACCGCTTCCTGCGCAACGCGGTCGCCACCGGCACCCGGGTGGTCTGCGCGGACCGCTCCGCCTCCGGACTGAAGACCGACACCGTGGTGGTGGACAACCGCGGTTCGGCGAACCAGGCGATCGCCCATCTGATCGCGCACGGCCACCGCCGGATCGCCTACCTGGGCGACCGGCTGGACATCTGGACCATCGAGGAGCGCTACGCCGGCTACCTCACCGCGCTGGCGGACGCGGGGATCCCGGCCGATCCGTCGATCGTCCGGCACGGCCTGCGGCTCGGCCCGGACGCGGCCGCCGCGGTGACCGGGATGCTGGCCCGCCCTGACCCGCCGACGGCCGTGCTGGCCAGCAACGGCATCGTCGGACTCGGCGTCAGGGCCGCCCTGCCGGCCACCGTCGCGCTGGTCACCTTTGACGACTTCGTGCTCGCCGAGCAGCTGGACCCGCCGGTCACGGTGATCGCCCAGGACCCGGTGGCCATGGGCAGCACCGCCGCGCACCTGCTGTTCGCCCGGATCCACGGCGACAGCTCGCCCCCGCGCACGGTGGTGCTGCCGACCCGGCTGGTGGCCCGCGGCTCCGGCGAGATCGCCGGCCCCTACTGA
- a CDS encoding carbohydrate ABC transporter permease: MASRPRARRLPVHLTLLVLCAAWLVPLVGLLVSSVRTPYDITTSGWWHGLLPPYRFTVDNYTQVLTTGGLGRAFVNSLLITVPAVTVMTSVGAVAAYAFARMRFAGRRTVFIVLIALLVVPAQMALAPVLRLYNTLHLAGTFPGIWLVHAGFAMPFAVYLLRNFMAGLPEEVFEQAAVDGASAPTVFLRIALPISAPALASFAIFQFLWVWNDLLLALIFLGGDPAVAPMTVSLSNLVNANTGQGWQLLTAAAFVSMAFPLLIFLTLQRYFVRGLLAGAVK, encoded by the coding sequence ATGGCATCCAGGCCCCGGGCGCGACGCCTGCCCGTTCATCTGACCCTCCTCGTGCTCTGCGCGGCATGGCTCGTCCCGCTCGTCGGACTGCTCGTCAGCTCCGTCCGCACCCCCTACGACATCACCACCTCGGGCTGGTGGCACGGACTGCTGCCGCCCTACCGCTTCACCGTCGACAACTACACCCAGGTGCTGACGACGGGCGGCCTCGGCCGGGCCTTCGTCAACAGCCTGCTGATCACCGTCCCCGCGGTGACCGTGATGACCTCGGTGGGCGCCGTCGCCGCCTACGCCTTCGCGCGGATGCGCTTCGCCGGACGCCGGACCGTGTTCATCGTCCTGATCGCGCTGCTGGTGGTGCCGGCTCAGATGGCGCTCGCCCCGGTGCTGCGCCTCTACAACACCCTGCACCTGGCCGGGACCTTCCCCGGGATCTGGCTGGTGCACGCCGGCTTCGCGATGCCCTTCGCGGTCTACCTGCTGCGCAACTTCATGGCGGGCCTGCCCGAGGAGGTCTTCGAGCAGGCGGCCGTGGACGGGGCCTCGGCGCCGACCGTGTTCCTGCGGATCGCCCTGCCGATCAGCGCCCCGGCACTGGCGTCCTTCGCCATCTTCCAGTTCCTCTGGGTCTGGAACGACCTGCTGCTGGCACTGATCTTCCTGGGCGGCGACCCGGCCGTGGCCCCGATGACGGTGTCCCTGAGCAATCTGGTCAACGCCAACACCGGCCAGGGCTGGCAACTGCTCACCGCGGCGGCCTTCGTGTCCATGGCCTTCCCCCTGCTGATCTTCCTGACCCTGCAGCGCTACTTCGTCCGGGGCCTGCTGGCGGGCGCCGTCAAGTAG
- a CDS encoding acetylxylan esterase: MAEFDLPLEDLIRYRPDRDEPEDFRQFWKDTLSDSRSRPLDLRADPVDVGLTRLTTLDVSFNGYQGHRVHAWLILPAEPVAAPLPAVVQYLGYGGGRGWPGDHLLWASAGYAHLVMDTRGQGSDTRDLGDFSTAAPGEVAFVTRGTQDHRSYYYRRVLVDAVRAVEAVREFGAVDAGRVAVCGTSQGGGMALAVAALEPTVTALMVDIPFLCHWPRAVRLAERPPYADVAALLASRPERAERTLATLRYFDGVNFAAQAEVPALFSVALMDRTCPPSTVYAAYNHYGGERKAITVYPYNDHEGGGSRQSRMQLDWLGTLMDIGPAQ; encoded by the coding sequence ATGGCCGAGTTCGACCTCCCCCTGGAAGACCTCATCCGCTACCGGCCGGACCGGGACGAACCCGAGGACTTCCGGCAGTTCTGGAAGGACACCTTGTCGGACAGCCGAAGCCGTCCGCTGGACCTGCGAGCCGACCCGGTCGACGTCGGACTGACCCGGCTGACCACCCTCGACGTCTCCTTCAACGGCTACCAGGGGCACCGGGTCCACGCCTGGCTGATCCTCCCGGCCGAGCCGGTCGCCGCCCCGCTGCCCGCAGTGGTCCAGTACCTCGGCTACGGCGGCGGCCGGGGCTGGCCCGGCGACCACCTGCTGTGGGCCAGCGCGGGCTACGCGCACCTGGTCATGGACACCAGGGGCCAGGGCAGCGACACCCGGGACCTGGGCGACTTCTCGACCGCCGCCCCCGGCGAGGTCGCCTTCGTCACCCGGGGCACCCAGGACCACCGCAGCTACTACTACCGCCGGGTCCTGGTCGACGCGGTCCGGGCGGTCGAGGCGGTACGGGAGTTCGGCGCGGTGGACGCCGGCCGGGTCGCGGTCTGCGGCACCAGCCAGGGCGGCGGAATGGCCCTGGCGGTGGCCGCGCTGGAGCCGACGGTGACGGCGCTGATGGTGGACATCCCCTTCCTGTGCCACTGGCCCCGAGCCGTCCGCCTGGCCGAACGCCCGCCGTACGCCGACGTCGCCGCGCTGCTGGCGAGCCGCCCCGAGCGGGCCGAACGCACCCTGGCCACCCTGCGCTACTTCGACGGCGTCAACTTCGCCGCCCAGGCCGAGGTCCCCGCGCTGTTCTCGGTCGCCCTGATGGACCGCACCTGCCCCCCTTCGACGGTGTACGCCGCCTACAACCACTACGGCGGGGAACGGAAGGCCATCACGGTGTACCCGTACAACGACCACGAAGGAGGCGGGTCGCGGCAGAGCCGGATGCAACTGGACTGGCTGGGGACGCTGATGGACATCGGGCCGGCTCAGTAG
- a CDS encoding ABC transporter permease encodes MSAATAGAAAFVSDTSVLTGRSLRHWFRQPQLALLSTVQPVILVVLFAQVFGGAVATPGMRYIDFLVPGVLVQTVAWDSTQTAVGIAEDVSTSTVERFRSLPMSPAAALAGRTLADACRNLFVVVLMTAAGALVGFRPHGGAAGVVAAILLIVLFGYAFNWFFALIGLTVRGAEAALAASFIWVFPLMFASSALVPVSTMPGWLRPFAAHQPISQAVDAARALMQGQQPGSALPVTLAWTAGALLVAVPLAVRRYYRSD; translated from the coding sequence GTGAGCGCCGCGACCGCCGGGGCCGCGGCCTTCGTCTCCGACACTTCCGTGCTGACCGGGCGCAGCCTTCGGCACTGGTTCAGGCAGCCGCAGCTGGCCCTGCTCTCCACGGTCCAGCCGGTGATCCTGGTGGTGCTGTTCGCCCAGGTCTTCGGCGGCGCGGTGGCCACCCCGGGGATGCGCTACATCGACTTCCTGGTGCCGGGAGTGCTGGTGCAGACCGTCGCCTGGGACAGCACCCAGACGGCGGTCGGCATCGCCGAGGACGTCAGCACCAGCACGGTGGAGCGCTTCCGTTCGCTGCCCATGTCCCCGGCGGCCGCCCTGGCCGGGCGGACCCTCGCCGACGCCTGCCGCAATCTGTTCGTGGTGGTGCTGATGACGGCGGCCGGCGCGCTGGTCGGCTTCCGGCCGCACGGCGGTGCGGCCGGGGTGGTCGCGGCGATCCTGCTGATCGTGCTCTTCGGCTATGCCTTCAACTGGTTCTTCGCGCTGATCGGACTGACCGTGCGGGGCGCCGAGGCGGCGCTCGCGGCCAGCTTCATCTGGGTGTTCCCGCTGATGTTCGCCTCCAGCGCGCTGGTGCCGGTGTCCACCATGCCGGGATGGCTGCGGCCCTTCGCGGCGCACCAGCCGATCTCGCAGGCGGTGGACGCGGCCCGGGCCCTGATGCAGGGTCAGCAGCCGGGGTCGGCGCTGCCGGTCACTCTGGCCTGGACGGCCGGAGCGCTGCTGGTCGCCGTCCCGCTGGCGGTGCGGCGCTACTACCGTTCCGACTGA
- a CDS encoding sugar ABC transporter permease — MTSTTTALLAAGVTVGVPVALFGYLWTVEKLLTPFTERTRRRLRPWAWLAPALILIGVFLFYPMLNTLLLSFRSADSGRWAGLANFRYLLDDAEAHSALRNSLMWVVLLTAGCLLFGLAIALLADRVRYEVGVKSIVVMPTAVSFVAGAVIWKFMFDYQPAGYAQTGTLNAAWTTVSRQPPVAWLVDTSTNNSALITVGIWMTTGFATVIISAALKMVPAELVEAARIDGANSRQLLRHVLLPQLRPTLTVVATLLAISAFKAFDVVYVMTNGNYHTDVIANLLYQQLFINQDFGRASAVAVLLTAVISPILAINVRTLRREGRE; from the coding sequence ATGACGTCGACCACGACCGCACTCCTCGCCGCCGGCGTCACGGTCGGCGTCCCCGTCGCCCTGTTCGGCTACCTCTGGACCGTCGAGAAGCTGCTGACCCCGTTCACGGAACGCACCAGGCGCCGGCTCCGCCCCTGGGCCTGGCTGGCCCCGGCCCTGATCCTGATCGGTGTCTTCCTGTTCTATCCCATGCTCAACACGCTGCTGCTGAGCTTTCGCAGCGCCGACTCCGGCCGCTGGGCCGGACTGGCCAACTTCCGCTACCTGCTCGACGACGCGGAGGCGCACTCGGCGCTGCGCAACAGCCTGATGTGGGTGGTCCTGCTCACCGCCGGATGCCTGCTCTTCGGCCTCGCCATCGCCCTGCTCGCCGACCGGGTGCGCTACGAGGTCGGCGTGAAGTCCATCGTCGTCATGCCCACCGCCGTGTCCTTCGTGGCCGGCGCGGTGATCTGGAAGTTCATGTTCGACTACCAGCCGGCCGGCTACGCCCAGACCGGCACCCTCAACGCCGCCTGGACCACGGTGAGCCGACAGCCACCGGTCGCCTGGCTGGTCGACACCTCCACCAACAACTCGGCGCTGATCACCGTCGGCATCTGGATGACCACCGGGTTCGCCACCGTGATCATCTCGGCGGCGCTGAAGATGGTCCCCGCCGAGCTCGTCGAGGCCGCCCGGATCGACGGCGCCAACAGCCGGCAGCTGCTGCGGCACGTCCTGCTGCCGCAGCTGCGGCCGACCCTCACCGTGGTCGCCACCCTGCTCGCGATCAGCGCCTTCAAGGCGTTCGACGTGGTCTATGTGATGACCAACGGCAACTACCACACCGATGTCATCGCCAACCTGCTCTACCAACAGCTGTTCATCAACCAGGACTTCGGCCGGGCGAGCGCCGTCGCCGTCCTGCTCACCGCGGTGATCTCGCCCATCCTGGCCATCAACGTCCGCACCCTCCGCCGCGAGGGAAGGGAGTAG